A genomic window from Synechococcus sp. CBW1107 includes:
- a CDS encoding phasin family protein gives MDRDNLLQQLILRGLGTSSLVADRLRNVTQAWVTSGRLDPGEASVLVDDVMRSLRGENPELEKQAERTMERNIDHFLQDLGLARQREVDELRGRIDRLEQLLRNRREAAEVPD, from the coding sequence ATGGACCGGGACAATCTGCTCCAGCAACTGATCCTGCGTGGACTGGGCACCAGTTCCCTGGTGGCCGACCGTCTGCGCAACGTCACCCAGGCCTGGGTGACGAGCGGCCGCCTGGATCCCGGCGAAGCCTCGGTGCTCGTCGACGACGTGATGCGCTCACTGCGGGGCGAGAACCCCGAACTCGAGAAGCAGGCCGAGCGCACCATGGAGCGCAACATCGATCATTTCCTTCAGGATCTGGGTCTGGCCCGCCAGCGGGAGGTGGATGAGCTGCGCGGCCGCATCGACCGACTGGAACAACTGCTGCGCAATCGGCGGGAAGCGGCCGAGGTGCCTGACTGA
- a CDS encoding apolipoprotein N-acyltransferase, with amino-acid sequence MPAQAMGDDRRLRVITALAGALAGLSLAPLGLPPLLWLALVPLWGSSPAAAALWGAAAVLVSHRWLLWLHPLDWIGVPGPLSLPICLALWLACGLAGGLLVACWGWLVRRLEPRRLATAVLASGLWGLAEVLLAQGPLFWIGLGASPLPADRPLAGLAAVGGSGLVAAVQLWIGWFCWRTLVAPAASRRGWGLGLAALLLFSHGLGWSQLRADRAERGEPFRVLVLQPALPTREKFEPGRQRELLLQIARAREQAAALGVPLLLPEGTLVLGQAMPEARAEVLSGGFRLEGEELRSSVLRFEPGAPEASSWVDKARVVPLGEWVPLARVWRWGGLSAVGGVEPGPPSRLLRRSGANPAVAICYELANGEALREASSEGAGWLLASANLDPYPALLRDQFTALAQLRAIEVGRWLVSTANTGPSLVIDGRGVVRAALPPGGAQLGIFQLERLKRSTTYQIWREGPLILMILLGGASWFWFQRPRLSRSH; translated from the coding sequence ATGCCGGCGCAGGCCATGGGAGATGACCGGCGTCTGAGGGTGATCACCGCCCTCGCCGGTGCCCTGGCGGGTCTCTCTCTGGCACCCCTGGGTCTGCCCCCGCTGCTCTGGCTTGCCCTCGTCCCCCTCTGGGGCTCATCCCCAGCGGCCGCCGCCCTCTGGGGGGCCGCCGCGGTGCTGGTCAGCCACCGCTGGCTGCTCTGGCTGCACCCCCTCGACTGGATCGGTGTCCCAGGGCCTCTGAGTCTGCCGATCTGCCTGGCGCTGTGGCTGGCCTGCGGCCTGGCCGGGGGCCTGCTGGTGGCGTGCTGGGGCTGGCTCGTGCGCCGCCTCGAGCCCCGCCGCCTGGCCACGGCGGTTCTGGCTTCAGGCCTATGGGGACTGGCGGAAGTGCTGCTGGCCCAGGGTCCCCTGTTCTGGATCGGGCTGGGAGCGTCCCCCCTGCCCGCCGACCGGCCCCTGGCCGGCCTGGCGGCTGTGGGGGGATCCGGCCTGGTGGCTGCCGTTCAACTGTGGATCGGCTGGTTCTGCTGGCGCACCCTGGTGGCGCCTGCGGCCAGCCGGCGCGGCTGGGGGCTCGGTCTGGCCGCTCTGCTGCTGTTCAGCCATGGCCTCGGCTGGAGTCAGTTGCGGGCTGATCGGGCAGAGCGTGGGGAGCCCTTCCGGGTGCTGGTGCTGCAGCCGGCACTGCCGACCCGGGAGAAGTTCGAACCCGGGCGCCAGCGGGAGCTGCTGCTGCAGATCGCCAGGGCCCGCGAGCAGGCGGCCGCCCTCGGGGTGCCCTTGCTTCTTCCGGAAGGAACCCTGGTGCTGGGGCAGGCCATGCCCGAGGCCAGGGCGGAAGTGCTCAGCGGAGGCTTCCGCCTGGAGGGGGAGGAGTTGCGCAGCAGTGTCCTGCGCTTCGAGCCGGGTGCGCCTGAGGCCTCCAGCTGGGTTGACAAGGCCCGGGTGGTGCCCCTGGGCGAATGGGTTCCGCTGGCGCGGGTCTGGCGCTGGGGTGGACTCTCTGCCGTGGGGGGTGTGGAGCCAGGGCCGCCCTCGCGGTTGCTGAGGCGCAGCGGAGCGAATCCGGCTGTGGCGATCTGCTACGAGCTGGCCAATGGCGAGGCCCTGCGCGAGGCCAGCTCAGAAGGGGCCGGCTGGTTGCTGGCCAGCGCCAATCTCGATCCCTATCCAGCCCTGTTGAGGGATCAGTTCACGGCTCTGGCCCAGCTGCGCGCCATCGAAGTGGGGCGCTGGTTGGTGAGCACCGCCAACACCGGACCCAGCCTGGTGATCGACGGCCGAGGGGTGGTTCGCGCCGCCCTGCCACCGGGGGGGGCGCAGCTGGGGATATTTCAACTGGAGCGCCTGAAGCGGTCCACGACCTATCAAATCTGGCGCGAAGGACCCCTGATCCTGATGATCCTGCTGGGGGGCGCCAGTTGGTTCTGGTTTCAGCGTCCTCGACTCAGCCGTTCCCACTGA
- a CDS encoding AbrB family transcriptional regulator, protein MLTGADLLAKVKELGEVSKSELVRAAGYVSTKKDGSERLNFTAFYEALLEAKGVNLGTTGGGQAAGKGGRKLSYIATVQGNGNLLVGKAYTALLDLKPGDEFELKIGRKQIRLVPVGAEDEGEE, encoded by the coding sequence ATGTTGACAGGTGCCGATCTGCTCGCCAAGGTCAAGGAGCTTGGTGAGGTAAGCAAATCAGAGCTGGTGCGTGCTGCCGGCTATGTCAGTACCAAGAAGGACGGCAGTGAACGATTGAATTTCACGGCCTTCTATGAAGCTCTGCTGGAGGCCAAGGGAGTCAACCTCGGCACCACCGGTGGCGGACAGGCGGCCGGTAAAGGTGGCCGCAAGCTCAGCTACATCGCCACGGTTCAAGGCAACGGCAATCTGCTGGTGGGCAAGGCCTACACGGCTCTGCTCGACCTCAAGCCCGGGGATGAGTTCGAGCTGAAGATCGGCCGCAAGCAGATCCGTTTGGTGCCCGTCGGTGCCGAAGACGAAGGGGAGGAGTGA
- a CDS encoding RNA-binding protein, which produces MTIYVGNLSFDAEQEDLRDLFSQYGEVRQCSLPLDRETGRKRGFAFVELANDAEEQKAIDDLQNVEWMNRMIRVNKAEPRGGGGGGGNRGGGGGYGGGGGYGGGGGGRSRY; this is translated from the coding sequence ATGACAATCTACGTAGGCAACCTCTCGTTCGATGCCGAGCAAGAGGATCTCCGTGACCTTTTCAGTCAGTACGGAGAAGTGCGCCAGTGCAGCCTGCCCCTTGACCGGGAAACTGGACGCAAGCGTGGTTTCGCATTTGTGGAACTCGCGAACGATGCCGAAGAGCAGAAGGCCATCGACGATCTTCAGAACGTCGAATGGATGAACCGGATGATCCGGGTCAACAAAGCCGAGCCCCGCGGTGGCGGTGGTGGTGGTGGCAATCGCGGCGGTGGCGGCGGCTACGGCGGCGGTGGCGGCTACGGCGGTGGCGGCGGTGGCCGCAGCCGCTACTGA
- a CDS encoding PAP/fibrillin family protein, with the protein MSPRDQLLEGLRNPAALGDQRIRSLIERLERESPADLLQRPEPLAGVWELRWSSSRAPYLRVAPWIENLQILAPARGRAMNLLRPSGAFSGLGGIAVLARIAVQGPQRVSVSFERGGWIGPTLGSVQMRLLRRVTQGYPAWLDITVLDQELRVCRGQTGTVFALRRREDLHGDDLLALAEPVPQP; encoded by the coding sequence ATGTCTCCCCGCGACCAATTGCTCGAAGGGTTGCGCAACCCTGCCGCGCTCGGCGATCAGCGGATCCGCTCCCTGATCGAACGGCTCGAGCGGGAGTCCCCCGCTGATCTGCTGCAGCGGCCGGAGCCTCTGGCGGGGGTCTGGGAGCTGCGTTGGAGCAGCAGCCGGGCTCCGTACCTGAGGGTGGCTCCCTGGATCGAGAATCTTCAGATTCTTGCTCCGGCCCGTGGCCGGGCCATGAACCTGCTGCGCCCCTCCGGCGCCTTCTCGGGTCTGGGCGGCATCGCGGTGCTGGCGCGGATCGCCGTCCAGGGTCCCCAGCGGGTCTCGGTGAGCTTCGAGCGTGGTGGCTGGATCGGCCCGACCCTGGGGTCGGTGCAGATGCGCCTGCTGCGGCGGGTGACCCAGGGCTATCCGGCCTGGCTGGACATCACCGTTCTGGATCAGGAGCTGCGGGTCTGCCGGGGACAGACGGGGACTGTCTTCGCTCTGCGGCGCCGGGAGGATCTGCATGGGGACGACCTGCTCGCCCTGGCCGAACCTGTGCCACAGCCCTGA
- a CDS encoding cell division protein SepF, which yields MPPEVVLMEPHRFEDVLQAVQAVRERKTVVLNFGSMPPEEAQRSADFVSGGVFALDGHQERLGEMVFLFAPFGVEVSRDPGSSAESEP from the coding sequence TTGCCTCCCGAGGTCGTTCTGATGGAGCCGCACCGCTTCGAGGACGTGCTGCAGGCGGTTCAGGCTGTACGCGAGCGCAAGACGGTGGTGCTCAACTTCGGCTCGATGCCTCCGGAAGAGGCGCAGCGCTCGGCGGATTTTGTCTCTGGTGGGGTGTTCGCCCTCGATGGGCACCAGGAGCGGCTCGGCGAGATGGTCTTTCTCTTCGCCCCGTTCGGGGTGGAGGTGAGCCGGGACCCGGGCAGCAGCGCTGAGTCTGAGCCCTAG
- a CDS encoding chlorophyll a/b-binding protein — MTDSTTRFGFVAFAETWNGRLAMLGFVIGLATELLTGQGILSQIGLG; from the coding sequence ATGACTGACTCCACCACCCGCTTCGGTTTCGTTGCCTTCGCTGAAACCTGGAACGGCCGCCTGGCCATGCTTGGCTTCGTGATCGGTCTGGCCACAGAGCTCCTCACCGGCCAGGGCATCCTCAGCCAGATCGGACTGGGCTGA
- a CDS encoding J domain-containing protein — protein MGFDPRSWARAPARGAQVTANIDALLAENEALRREVALLRQQLFHQQSPGPAFRGDVSAERVQVWAEALARHPRWRELRVGASARVGETLVFSGLRGLLEHQRAQWSDPRAQLEEELDRCLPGLGRSLRQALRGPQTKARLAVRVAFAIHGVRAPEWLSESPWRVVDDLLERIAALEQSTRPAPAEDSSDPERAAAFALLGLRWGASREAIKRAHRRLVKTHHPDQGGAVDDFRRIHAAYQLLMA, from the coding sequence ATGGGGTTCGATCCGCGCAGCTGGGCCCGTGCGCCGGCCCGGGGAGCCCAGGTCACCGCCAACATCGACGCGCTGCTCGCCGAGAACGAAGCCCTGCGCAGGGAAGTGGCTCTTCTGCGCCAGCAGTTGTTCCACCAGCAGTCCCCGGGTCCGGCCTTCAGGGGGGATGTCAGTGCCGAGCGGGTGCAGGTCTGGGCTGAGGCGCTCGCTCGCCATCCCCGCTGGCGTGAACTGCGAGTGGGAGCCTCGGCGCGGGTGGGCGAGACGCTGGTCTTCAGCGGTCTGCGCGGCCTGCTGGAGCACCAGCGCGCCCAGTGGAGCGATCCGCGCGCCCAGCTGGAGGAGGAGCTTGATCGCTGCCTGCCAGGCCTCGGTCGCTCCCTGAGACAGGCTCTGCGTGGACCCCAGACCAAGGCTCGCCTGGCGGTTCGGGTTGCCTTTGCCATCCATGGGGTCCGGGCCCCCGAGTGGCTCTCGGAGTCGCCCTGGCGTGTGGTCGACGACCTGCTGGAGCGGATCGCCGCCCTGGAGCAGTCCACCCGCCCGGCCCCGGCCGAGGACAGCTCCGATCCAGAGCGGGCCGCCGCCTTCGCTCTCCTCGGTCTGCGCTGGGGTGCCTCGCGCGAGGCCATCAAGCGGGCGCACCGCCGCCTGGTGAAGACCCACCATCCCGACCAGGGTGGAGCTGTGGACGACTTCCGCCGCATTCATGCCGCCTACCAGCTGCTGATGGCCTGA
- a CDS encoding alpha-amylase family glycosyl hydrolase, translating into MKLRSLAGSITGLILSVAGFGGGLLGFGAEVRADVILHAFDWSYADIAAKAEAIAAAGYRAVLVTPPLKSPKSGSCEWWLRYQPQDFRVIDHCDGNKDSLVLAIQSLQAHGVRTYADVVVNHMANERNGATVFPGDVVLREYAANQRYWSRQILYGDSNGNGILDNGKLPDDGTPDGLFGPTDFHPAACIRDYSNQLSVIRDRICGPDPDPGLPDLRDTDPSSNWVNDQRQQYVQALYDLGVRGFRIDAAKHMPYGAIKYFVPDEVARNSQVFAEIITSGGASSGDFQRFLEPYLRELPPQFGAYDFPLLNALKQAFSFGRPLSDVAFPWSSGHALENSRAVTVVVTHDIPYNDVFRSLIFDQGADSSIDEDLAYVYIMGRDGGTPLVFDDQSDGRSNHGRWRGVWHRDRMRRMIAFHNRMQGKPMEVLAADACSLLWRRLEAGIVAINKCDQEHLITVDTRFRFKWNHPYRDMLTDSLLPEIKNSAYTFRLPPRRAQMWTAEENR; encoded by the coding sequence ATGAAGCTTCGTTCGCTGGCCGGTTCCATCACCGGCCTGATCCTCTCGGTCGCTGGGTTCGGGGGAGGCCTCCTCGGCTTCGGCGCTGAAGTCAGGGCGGATGTGATCCTGCATGCGTTCGATTGGTCCTACGCGGACATTGCCGCGAAGGCCGAGGCGATCGCGGCAGCTGGGTACAGGGCGGTGCTGGTGACGCCTCCTCTGAAATCACCGAAATCAGGGAGTTGTGAGTGGTGGCTGCGTTATCAGCCCCAGGACTTTCGGGTGATTGATCACTGCGATGGCAACAAGGACTCTCTCGTGCTCGCGATTCAGTCTCTCCAGGCTCATGGTGTGAGGACCTATGCCGATGTGGTGGTCAATCACATGGCCAATGAACGGAACGGGGCAACCGTCTTTCCCGGTGATGTTGTCTTGCGTGAGTATGCAGCGAACCAGCGGTATTGGAGTCGACAGATTCTCTATGGTGACAGCAACGGCAATGGCATTCTGGATAATGGAAAACTTCCTGACGATGGGACCCCTGACGGGCTTTTCGGCCCCACGGACTTTCATCCGGCAGCCTGCATTCGCGATTACAGCAATCAGCTCTCAGTGATCCGTGATCGCATCTGCGGTCCGGATCCTGATCCCGGCCTGCCGGATCTCAGGGACACGGACCCCAGCAGCAACTGGGTCAATGACCAGCGTCAACAGTATGTTCAGGCTCTCTACGACCTGGGTGTGCGGGGCTTTCGCATCGATGCGGCCAAGCACATGCCGTATGGTGCCATCAAGTATTTTGTGCCCGATGAGGTGGCCAGAAACTCCCAGGTCTTTGCTGAGATCATCACTTCTGGCGGTGCATCTTCCGGAGACTTCCAGCGGTTTCTGGAGCCTTACCTCCGAGAGCTGCCTCCACAGTTCGGGGCCTATGATTTTCCCCTGCTCAATGCGCTGAAGCAGGCCTTCTCCTTTGGCAGGCCCCTCTCTGATGTGGCCTTTCCCTGGTCCAGCGGACATGCTCTGGAGAACAGCCGTGCCGTCACTGTGGTTGTCACGCACGACATCCCTTATAACGATGTCTTCCGGTCACTGATCTTTGATCAGGGCGCGGATTCATCCATTGATGAGGATCTGGCTTATGTCTACATTATGGGCAGAGATGGTGGTACGCCTCTGGTGTTCGACGATCAGTCGGATGGACGATCCAATCATGGGCGTTGGCGAGGCGTCTGGCATCGTGACAGGATGCGGCGCATGATTGCGTTCCACAACCGCATGCAGGGCAAGCCGATGGAGGTGCTGGCTGCTGACGCCTGCAGCCTGCTCTGGCGACGCCTGGAGGCTGGAATCGTGGCCATCAACAAGTGCGATCAGGAGCACTTGATCACGGTGGACACCCGCTTCAGATTCAAGTGGAACCACCCCTACCGGGACATGCTCACGGATTCTCTCTTGCCGGAGATCAAGAACTCCGCGTACACCTTCAGGTTGCCGCCACGACGTGCACAGATGTGGACTGCAGAGGAAAATCGATAA
- a CDS encoding NADPH-dependent FMN reductase, which translates to MSTIKILAFAGSARSDSFNKKLVKISGAGARAAGADVTDLDFRDLPLPLFDEDLERAEGLPDNAVKLKAMLKEHHGFLIACPEYNSSITPLLKNAIDWASRPEPSEPPLACFNGKIAVLMSASPGRLGGLRGLAHVRSILCNIGVLVLPDQKAIGSAHQAFDANGNLHDESQQEAIMKLGARVTSVSLRLNT; encoded by the coding sequence ATGAGTACCATCAAGATTCTCGCCTTTGCCGGGAGTGCCCGCAGCGACTCCTTCAATAAAAAACTGGTGAAGATTTCTGGGGCAGGAGCCCGAGCCGCAGGAGCGGACGTCACCGATCTGGATTTTCGCGATCTGCCTCTGCCCCTCTTTGACGAAGACCTGGAGAGGGCGGAGGGCTTGCCAGACAACGCCGTCAAACTCAAGGCCATGCTGAAAGAACATCATGGATTTCTGATTGCTTGTCCGGAATACAACAGCTCAATCACACCGCTGCTGAAGAATGCGATTGATTGGGCATCGCGTCCCGAACCAAGCGAACCCCCCTTAGCCTGTTTCAACGGCAAAATTGCCGTATTGATGAGCGCCTCGCCCGGACGACTGGGCGGCCTGCGCGGATTAGCACATGTCCGTTCTATTCTATGCAACATTGGCGTGCTTGTACTGCCAGATCAAAAGGCAATCGGATCCGCTCATCAAGCATTCGACGCCAATGGCAACTTACATGACGAATCGCAACAGGAGGCAATCATGAAATTGGGCGCCAGAGTTACAAGTGTTAGCCTCAGATTGAATACCTGA
- the lexA gene encoding transcriptional repressor LexA: protein MIVSSRPTAPSGQELTSAQQQLYDWLAQYIQQHRHSPSIRQMMEAMGLRSPAPIQSRLRHLQQKGWITWQEGQARTLQLLGPTGAGGIPVLGSVAAGGLIESFDDVRERLDLAPLLDTRGLFALTVNGDSMVDAHIDDGDIVLMEPVSDPARLRPGTIVAVHVAGSGTTLKHFSCKGGTVRLEAANPAYAPIELDAEQVTVQGRMVAVWRQV from the coding sequence GTGATCGTTTCCTCCAGGCCAACCGCACCCAGCGGTCAGGAGCTCACCAGCGCTCAGCAGCAGCTCTATGACTGGCTGGCGCAGTACATCCAGCAACACCGCCACAGTCCCTCGATCCGCCAGATGATGGAGGCGATGGGGCTGCGCTCCCCAGCGCCGATTCAGAGCCGTCTGAGGCACCTGCAGCAGAAGGGCTGGATCACGTGGCAGGAAGGCCAGGCGCGCACCCTGCAGCTGCTGGGGCCCACCGGCGCCGGCGGAATTCCGGTGCTGGGCTCGGTGGCTGCCGGCGGCCTGATCGAATCCTTCGACGACGTGCGCGAGCGCCTCGATCTCGCGCCGCTGCTGGACACTCGGGGCCTGTTCGCCCTCACCGTGAACGGGGACAGCATGGTGGACGCCCACATCGACGACGGGGACATCGTGCTGATGGAGCCCGTGAGCGATCCTGCCCGTCTCAGGCCTGGCACGATCGTGGCGGTCCACGTGGCCGGCAGTGGCACCACCTTGAAGCACTTCAGCTGCAAGGGAGGAACAGTGCGTCTGGAAGCCGCCAATCCCGCCTACGCCCCGATTGAACTGGATGCCGAACAGGTCACCGTCCAGGGCCGCATGGTGGCGGTCTGGCGCCAGGTCTGA
- the argF gene encoding ornithine carbamoyltransferase has protein sequence MGPHFSQHYPGLACLRGRDLLSSADLNAEQTLALLQLAADFKRGTLRLDLCGKALGLIFTKASTRTRVSFSVAMGRLGGQVLDLNPAVTQVGRGEPVADTARVLSRYVDALAIRTFEQQELVEYAHWASVPVINALTDLEHPCQALADVLTIRESFGSLSGLTLAYVGDGNNMAHSLMLCGALLGINVRVACPEGFGPDPAVLARAQALAGRTATVSVLHEPVPAVRGAEVLYTDVWASMGQEQEQQLRLQAFAGFCVDEALLAEADPRAIVLHCLPAHRGEEISAGVIEGSASRVFDQAENRLHVQQALLAALLADPETPCL, from the coding sequence ATGGGACCGCACTTCAGTCAGCACTATCCCGGTCTCGCTTGCCTGCGTGGCCGGGATCTGCTGTCTTCAGCGGATCTGAATGCAGAGCAGACCCTGGCGCTGCTGCAGCTGGCGGCAGACTTCAAACGTGGCACCCTGCGCCTCGACCTCTGCGGCAAGGCGCTCGGCCTGATCTTCACGAAAGCGTCCACCCGCACCCGCGTGAGCTTTTCCGTGGCCATGGGCCGCCTCGGAGGCCAGGTGCTCGACCTCAACCCCGCCGTGACCCAGGTGGGACGCGGTGAACCTGTGGCCGACACCGCACGGGTTCTGAGCCGTTACGTGGATGCCCTGGCGATCCGCACCTTCGAGCAACAGGAACTGGTCGAGTACGCCCACTGGGCCTCGGTTCCAGTGATCAATGCCCTCACCGATCTGGAGCACCCCTGCCAGGCCCTGGCGGATGTGCTCACCATCCGCGAAAGCTTCGGTTCCCTCTCCGGCCTCACCCTGGCCTACGTGGGGGATGGCAACAACATGGCCCACTCGCTGATGCTCTGCGGCGCCCTGCTCGGAATCAACGTGCGCGTGGCCTGTCCCGAAGGCTTTGGGCCCGATCCCGCCGTGCTGGCCCGGGCCCAGGCCCTGGCGGGCCGCACGGCCACGGTCTCGGTGCTGCATGAACCGGTACCGGCGGTGAGGGGAGCCGAGGTGCTCTACACCGATGTTTGGGCCTCGATGGGTCAGGAGCAGGAGCAGCAGCTGCGCCTGCAGGCGTTTGCGGGATTCTGCGTCGACGAGGCCTTGCTGGCGGAAGCCGACCCCCGCGCGATCGTTCTTCACTGTCTGCCGGCCCACCGCGGCGAGGAAATCAGCGCCGGTGTGATCGAAGGCAGCGCCAGCCGGGTGTTCGATCAGGCGGAGAACCGTCTGCATGTGCAGCAGGCCCTGCTGGCGGCCCTGCTGGCCGACCCCGAAACACCCTGCCTCTGA